TTGACGTGCCAGGTGGACCTTCCGATGGCGAGGACCATGAAATCGGCCCACTTGCAGTGCTTGTTCGTCGGTATGACCTTGACGTCGTCGGTCTTGACTTCGCTGAGAACCGTCTTGACCTCCTGGAGATCAAGCAGGCCTTccttggcggcggcggcggaggaggaggagaaggcctGGTGCAGAGATGGAAACCCTAGCCTCCATTGTCGAAGAAGGCAGTGAGGACGACGATCGGGAGCGTACAGCGGCCAACATGAGATCGCACCTCTCTTTGGGACTGTTGTTGTTAGTTGTTACTCTTAGTCGCTACTGGGTTCGGGGTTGTCAAATGGGTGGGTGCAGCGAAGTCGTTCCGGACGTGCTGGTCCTTTC
This portion of the Rosa chinensis cultivar Old Blush chromosome 1, RchiOBHm-V2, whole genome shotgun sequence genome encodes:
- the LOC112190216 gene encoding protein Iojap-related, mitochondrial-like, with translation MALHSQIWPLGFGSSCEGFPSLHQAFSSSSAAAAKEGLLDLQEVKTVLSEVKTDDVKVIPTNKHCKWADFMVLAIGRSTWHVKNIAQALIYKAGKVIVHALDENAKAYYNLETL